One window of Pocillopora verrucosa isolate sample1 chromosome 9, ASM3666991v2, whole genome shotgun sequence genomic DNA carries:
- the LOC136283613 gene encoding fatty-acid amide hydrolase 2-like: protein MGLIRIFLSVFSLVFRTLESVGFLWDFSVRLSEFIYGKQRGTIVSGPSNPILKLSAKDIVQYIKQRRMTCVEVIQAFIDRIHEVNPLINAVVADRFHEALEEARGIDKVLDSSELNDEKSVLMTKPLLGVPVTVKESLACKGFPHSAGLVDRKNTIATKNANVVENLLRAGAIPIAVTNCSELCMWWETANNVYGRTNNPYDTSKIAGGSSGGEGAIISAAGSVCGVGSDVGGSVRMPAFFNGIFGHKPSPSIVPNQGHFPKGTSEAFDEYLVMGPLCRYADDLILMLKAMAGPRLHELRLDEEIDLSSLKVYTLDIEGPFLTSPVEPDILMVLQQVCSFLQERYDATVQDTHMSLFQYSPLIWSATVHAAENNRFASQNLSNESEALAINPFTEIFKYVLGYSKYHYVTLTIAGIEQVRAPLPNCLPDVASNFVKMGVELREEIQTLLGEDAILLYPSHPSTALSHHRPSLAPFNFSYTSIFNVLHLPVTQCPLGLDRNGLPLGIQIVAGRNNDRLSIAVAKQLERHFGGWDSCYPGKNSQKKQI from the exons ATGGGTTTGATCAGGATTTTTCTATCGGTTTTTTCTCTGGTATTTAGGACGTTAGAGTCTGTTGGTTTTCTGTGGGATTTCAGTGTTCGATTATCGGAGTTTATTTATGGAAAACAACGAGGTACTATTGTTAGCGGGCCTTCCAATCCGATTTTGAAATTATCAGCCAAAGATATTGTGCAGTATATAAAACAACGAAGGATGACTTGTGTGGAAGTGATTCAAGCCTTTATCGACAGGATTCACGAAGTTAATCCCTTGATAAATGCTGTTGTAGCGGATCGATTCCACGAAGCCTTGGAAGAGGCAAGAGGTATTGACAAGGTTCTCGATTCAAGCGAATTGAACGACGAAAAATCTGTTTTAATGACTAAACCTTTGCTTGGAGTTCCTGTAACGGTGAAAGAATCACTTGCATGTAAAGGATTCCCTCATTCAGCCGGACTTGTGGATCGTAAGAACACGATTGCTACTAAAAATGCGAATGTTGTTGAAAATCTCTTGCGAGCTGGTGCGATTCCGATCGCTGTCACTAACTGTAGCGAGTTGTGTATGTGGTGGGAGACAGCTAACAACGTGTACGGAAGAACAAATAATCCTTACGACACATCGAAAATAGCCGGAGGTAGCTCTGGCGGGGAAGGGGCAATTATTTCCGCGGCTGGTTCAGTGTGCGGTGTTGGTTCTGATGTCG GTGGAAGTGTGCGCATGCCCGCATTCTTCAACGGAATATTTGGTCATAAGCCAAGTCCTTCCATAGTCccaaatcaaggacatttccCTAAAGGCACTAGCGAGGCCTTCGACGAGTATCTAGTTATGGGACCACTGTGTAGGTACGCCGACGATCTCATCTTAATGCTGAAGGCTATGGCAGGTCCTCGACTCCATGAACTTCGATTGGACGAAGAAATAGATCTCTCATCTCTCAAAGTTTACACTTTGGACATAGAGGGCCCTTTCCTGACTTCACCTGTGGAACCCGACATTCTGATGGTCCTACAACAAGTCTGCTCTTTCTTACAGGAGCGCTATGATGCAACAGTTCAAGATACTCACATGAGCCTGTTTCAGTATTCTCCTCTCATCTGGTCTGCTACAGTTCATGCAGCTGAGAATAACAGATTCGCATCACAGAATTTAAGCAATGAGTCTGAGGCACTAGCAATAAACCCGTTCACCGAAATTTTCAAGTATGTCCTGGGTTATTCAAAATATCATTACGTCACCCTGACGATCGCGGGGATTGAACAAGTTCGAGCGCCTTTGCCCAACTGCCTGCCGGATGTGGCATCAAACTTTGTGAAAATGGGAGTCGAATTAAGAGAAGAAATTCAAACCCTTCTCGGGGAAGACGCCATTTTGCTTTATCCCTCTCACCCAAGTACGGCGCTTTCACATCATCGCCCATCCCTTGCCCCGTTTAATTTCAGTTACACTTCTATTTTCAACGTGCTTCATCTTCCAGTCACGCAATGCCCTCTTGGACTTGACAGAAATGGACTGCCGCTGGGCATACAGATCGTGGCTGGAAGAAATAATGACAGGCTGTCAATCGCTGTTGCGAAGCAACTGGAACGTCACTTTGGAGGGTGGGATTCCTGTTACCCTGGTAAAAATTCTCAGAAGAAGCAGATATGA
- the LOC136283529 gene encoding unconventional myosin-VI-like, with product MDGGKKVWVPDNEHGFRLGEIVDLGSDTISVEVDGAKGKVVTAPYDRVFPSEKDNTRDFEDNCSLMFLNEATLLHNLKIRYQKDKIYTYVANILLAVNPYHEIKELYSKERIKEYHGKSLGVLPPHVFAIADKAYRDMRAYKQSQSLIVSGESGAGKTESTKYILRYLTESWGSGDQGRIEQRIIEANPLLESFGNAKTMRNINSSRFGKYVEVHFNEKVTVVGGFISHYLLEKSRICKQSKGERNYHVFYRLCSGAPQQIKSKLGITKAEDFLNAVHNGFDFFHVAVLKQGSITDPNLDDASDYRRMDESMNRVGFSGEEKANIFRVVAAVLHVGNISLMTVETQKV from the exons ATGGATGGTGGAAAAAAGGTCTGGGTCCCCGATAACGAACATGGATTTCGTTTGGGCGAAATAGTCGATTTAGGATCGGACACGATCAGCGTGGAGGTGGATGGAGCGAAAGGAAAG GTTGTAACGGCTCCATACGATAGAGTGTTCCCATCGGAGAAGGATAACACGAGAGATTTTGAGGATAACT gctcttTGATGTTCCTCAATGAAGCCACTTTGTTACACAACTTGAAAATTAGATACCAGAAAGACAAAATATAT ACTTATGTGGCCAATATTCTTCTTGCTGTCAACCCTTATCATGAAATTAAAGAACTTTACTCAAAGGAAAGAATCAAAGAATATCATGGAAAGTCACTGGGGGTTTTGCCACCTCATGTGTTTGCTATTG CTGACAAGGCTTACAGAGATATGAGAGCATATAAACAGAGCCAGTCTTTGATTGTTAGTG GTGAAAGTGGTGCAGGAAAAACAGAATCAACCAAGTACATTTTAAG ATATCTGACTGAGTCTTGGGGATCTGGTGATCAGGGCCGCATTGAGCAGAGGATTATTGAAG CTAACCCCTTACTTGAATCCTTTGGAAATGCCAAAACAATGCGAAACATCAACAGTAGTCGATTTGGAAAGTATGTTGAAGTTCACTTCAACGAgaag GTCACAGTTGTTGGTGGGTTCATTTCACATTATCTTTTGGAGAAATCTCGAATCTGCAAGCAAAGTAAAGGGGAGAGAAATTACCATGTGTTTTACAGACTTTGTTCAGGAGCACCtcaacaaataaaatcaaagctTGGCATTACAAAGGCAGAAGATTTTCTG AATGCTGTTCACAAtgggtttgatttttttcatgttgcaGTACTTAAGCAGGGTTCAATCACAGACCCTAATCTTGATGATGCATCAGATTATCGTAGAATGGATGAGTCCATGAACAGAGTGGGTTTTTCAGGAGAAGAGAAAGCCAACATCTTCAGAGTTGTTGCTGCTGTGCTTCATGTTGGAAACATTTCATTGATGACAGTGGAGACACAGAAGGTATAA